In Lacerta agilis isolate rLacAgi1 chromosome 8, rLacAgi1.pri, whole genome shotgun sequence, one genomic interval encodes:
- the HAMP gene encoding hepcidin, producing MKLQLVCMVFILLSTATRNTCAFKLQTDVEKDLTSLDTYKTEPRANTVQASLRRAKRFNSHFPTCRYCCNCCRNKGCGMCCWA from the exons ATGAAACTGCAACTAGTCTGCATGGTCTTCATTCTTCTCAGCACGGCCACCAGAAACACTTGTGCCTTCAAACTTCAG ACAGATGTTGAGAAAGACCTCACAAGCTTGGATACATACAAGACAGAGCCCAGGGCAAATACCGTTCAG GCATCGCTACGGAGAGCCAAGCGCTTCAACAGCCATTTCCCCACCTGCCGCTACTGCTGCAATTGCTGCAGAAACAAAGGATGTGGCATGTGCTGTTGGGCCTGA